The SAR324 cluster bacterium genome segment CCTTGATTACATTTTCTAAGCTTCCAAAATTCTATAGCATTAATATTTAATTTGTTACCATAAGCATAAACTAGAAATTCATTACCTCTAACATAATCAAAATAGACCACGCTCCCAAACAAATACTCATCAAAAAAAACTTCAATTAAATATTTATCGGCAAAAATCCTTAAATCAAATATAGATTTATTAACAACAAGATCATAGTTGAATGGAATAATCTTTTTTCCTAAGTGAATACATCCAGATTCTCTAGAGAAGAGAATCTGTAAACCTGAGGATCTATCTGAGCCAAAAAGAAAAATTCCAAAACGTTTCCTGTAAAACTGATCAGAATTTATTCTCAATGAGATTTCGAAGGAATCACAATCAATTTCAGTTACTTTGTAAATATCATATCCGCTATGATTTGCAGGCTCAGGGATAATAGTAATATTGCTGAATAACTGGTTCGCAAATCTTAATGATTGAAGTTCTTTCAGAGGATTAAAAGCGAGTTGAGTACTGTTCAAAAGGGATAGTTCACGGGGCAAGGATTGAATTGATAGAGAACGAATTGATTTGTCTCTGAGCCATGCCCACATAACACGTCTATTATCGGGGGTCACCAGAGATTCAGGTGCGAAGAAATCACGGTTCGTTGTACTAACTAAATCAGCATCAGGTGCGGGCCAGTTAAGTCTATAATGATGTGTAGGAACAAACTGTTCAGAAGAAAAATCCCAATCACCTATGTAATATCTACATCCAAAAGAATGACTTATACATAGTAGAATCCATTTTCCTCCAAGTTTAAAAAAGTTGGGACACGAAATGTCCTCACCATAAACAACATCAGCAGTTTCATTAGCCAAGAAATTTCCAACGTATTGCCAATCATATAAGTCTGAAGATCTGAATAATTTCTGTTCTCTACCGCTAGATATTGAATAGTAGTGGTCACCGATTATAAAACAATCAGGATCCCAGCGATCATGATGACCATCAGGCAAAGTAGCTACTTGGACAGCTAAAGGTGGGTTCCAAGAATTTAACTCGTTATCATTTGCTGTAACTATAAAATTATTACCAGTGGCTTCACCATGATATATGATTGCTGGAATACCAGATTTGGTAAAAAAGCCCGTGCCACTAAACATCCCATGGCCAGTAAAAGATGGCTGTAAAGTAGTTTTTTCCCAATGCCAGTTTATTAAGTTGTCACTTGTAATGTGAATAAATGAGTAAGATTTCTTGGAATTATCTCTTAATCGATAGTCATGCTGTAAAATATAGTGAAGATGATATTTATTCTTGTAAAAAAGAGCTCCGTTAGGATCTGCAGGTTCACTAGCACCACCTGGATGCATAATATGATAATTAAGAACAAGGTCATCAGATAAAGAAATCATTATATTTAATTCTGGTAAGTTTACTTGGAGCCAAACTGGTCAGAAAAATGACAAGCAGAATAATGCTGATTTCCATGACTTTTAAGGACAGGCATTTCAGTTGTACATTTTGGTTGGGCATACCTACATCTGGGATGAAAGAAACATCCTTTGGGAGGAGAAACGGGATTAGGTATCTCACCAGAGAGAATAATTTTCTTGGACTGGTGTGAAGGGTCAGGAATTGGTACAGCTGAAAGAAGTGCTTCTGTATAGGGATGATGTGGCTTGTCAAACAGAGAATCTGTTCTTGCTATTTCAATAATTTTGCCAACATACATTACTGCAACACGGTCAGTAATATGTTTAATAACGCTTAAGTCGTGTGATATGAAAATATAAGTCAACCCAAACTTATTTTTGAGTAACTCCAGAAGATTTAAGATCTGAGCTTGAACAGACACATCAAGAGCTGAAACAGGCTCATCACATATTATAAGTTCAGGTTTCGTAATCAAAGATCTTGCAATACCAATTCGTTGCCGTTGACCACCGCTAAAAGCATGTGCATACCTGTGAGCATGTTTTTTTTCAAGGCCCACCTCTTCGAGCATACTAAATACCAATTCGTTAGCACGTTCACCAGTTGCAAGATCATTGTAAATCAATGGTTCTTTAACAAGTTCTAGCACATTCATTGTAGGATTAAGCGAAGAATAAGGATCTTGGAAAATCATATGAAAATGTTTGCGTACATTTCTTATCGTGCGATCATCAACAGAAGAAAGATCCATCGTTCTATCGACCGTTCTAAAAAGAATGGAACCATTAGTAGGTTTGATACCTCGAATCAAACATCTTCCAAGAGTTGTTTTGCCCGATCCAGACTCACCAACAATGCCAAGTGATTCACCTTTTTGTAAATCAAATGAAACATCATTTACTGCTTTCAGATAACCCTTATTTGTACCAAAAACACCTTTAGAAATAGCAAAAGACTTCATGAGATTTCGAACTTCAAGTAAATTATATTCTGCTCCACTCATCATCCTTCTCTTCTAAACTACTGTGTAGGAAACAGCTTACTTTGTGATGGTCCATTCCCTGAAGACTTGGTACTGAATTAGAGCACTTCAGAGTTGCAAATTTACATCTGTTATAAAAGCTACATTGCCATGGTAAATTAATTGGAATAGGTACATTTCCTTCAATAGGATCTAATTTTTGATTAACTTTATCAATTCTTGGAATAGATTTAATCAATGCTTGTGTATAAGGATGTTGTGGATTGGAAAAAATTTCCTTAGTAGTAGCAATCTCAACTATTCTTCCAAGATACATCACACACACGATATCACTGGTTTCAGCGATGACACCCAAATCGTGTGTAATGTAAATAATAGAAGTATCATATTTATTTTTTAAAGAATTTATTAAATCAAGAATCTGAGCTTGAACAGTTACATCTAATGCAGTCGTCGGTTCATCAGCAATAAGAACTTTTGGTTTGCAGGAAAGAGCCATTGCAATCATAATTCTTTGACGCATTCCACCAGAAAGTTGGTAAGGATATTCATGATATCTTTGCTCAGGGTTGGGAATGCCAACTGCATTAATCATCTCAATTGTGGCATGTTTAGCTTCCCCTGCTGAAATCTTTTGATGCAATAGAAAGGATTCTAGTATTTGTGAGCCTACAGTGTGAACTGGTGATAAGCTCGTCATTGGTTCCTGAAAAATAATAGAGATTTCCCTACCTCTAATTTTTCTAAGTTGTCTATCTGAGGATCTCAGTTTGGCAATATCTATTTCATTTCCACTATCTTGTATTAATTTAATAGCACCAGAAATAATATAGCCAGGTTTCCTTATAATATTTATAAGTGAACGAACTAGAACTGATTTTCCACAACCTGATTCACCAATAATCCCAATAACTT includes the following:
- a CDS encoding ABC transporter ATP-binding protein; its protein translation is MPLIPTHSEESIRLSIQNLKTFFFLDEGLLKAVNGVSFDLRKREVIGIIGESGCGKSVLVRSLINIIRKPGYIISGAIKLIQDSGNEIDIAKLRSSDRQLRKIRGREISIIFQEPMTSLSPVHTVGSQILESFLLHQKISAGEAKHATIEMINAVGIPNPEQRYHEYPYQLSGGMRQRIMIAMALSCKPKVLIADEPTTALDVTVQAQILDLINSLKNKYDTSIIYITHDLGVIAETSDIVCVMYLGRIVEIATTKEIFSNPQHPYTQALIKSIPRIDKVNQKLDPIEGNVPIPINLPWQCSFYNRCKFATLKCSNSVPSLQGMDHHKVSCFLHSSLEEKDDEWSRI
- a CDS encoding glycoside hydrolase family 32 protein, which encodes MISLSDDLVLNYHIMHPGGASEPADPNGALFYKNKYHLHYILQHDYRLRDNSKKSYSFIHITSDNLINWHWEKTTLQPSFTGHGMFSGTGFFTKSGIPAIIYHGEATGNNFIVTANDNELNSWNPPLAVQVATLPDGHHDRWDPDCFIIGDHYYSISSGREQKLFRSSDLYDWQYVGNFLANETADVVYGEDISCPNFFKLGGKWILLCISHSFGCRYYIGDWDFSSEQFVPTHHYRLNWPAPDADLVSTTNRDFFAPESLVTPDNRRVMWAWLRDKSIRSLSIQSLPRELSLLNSTQLAFNPLKELQSLRFANQLFSNITIIPEPANHSGYDIYKVTEIDCDSFEISLRINSDQFYRKRFGIFLFGSDRSSGLQILFSRESGCIHLGKKIIPFNYDLVVNKSIFDLRIFADKYLIEVFFDEYLFGSVVYFDYVRGNEFLVYAYGNKLNINAIEFWKLRKCNQGFLAAKENLIWQPDILT
- a CDS encoding ATP-binding cassette domain-containing protein; protein product: MSGAEYNLLEVRNLMKSFAISKGVFGTNKGYLKAVNDVSFDLQKGESLGIVGESGSGKTTLGRCLIRGIKPTNGSILFRTVDRTMDLSSVDDRTIRNVRKHFHMIFQDPYSSLNPTMNVLELVKEPLIYNDLATGERANELVFSMLEEVGLEKKHAHRYAHAFSGGQRQRIGIARSLITKPELIICDEPVSALDVSVQAQILNLLELLKNKFGLTYIFISHDLSVIKHITDRVAVMYVGKIIEIARTDSLFDKPHHPYTEALLSAVPIPDPSHQSKKIILSGEIPNPVSPPKGCFFHPRCRYAQPKCTTEMPVLKSHGNQHYSACHFSDQFGSK